One genomic window of Trichomycterus rosablanca isolate fTriRos1 chromosome 1, fTriRos1.hap1, whole genome shotgun sequence includes the following:
- the adipor2 gene encoding adiponectin receptor protein 2, which produces MPRTVHNEEEKRTKQEEEKNSDEGFMGMTPLLQAHHAMEKMEEFVHKMWEGRWRVIPHDVLPDWLKDNDFLLHGHRPPMPSFRACFKSIFRIHTETGNIWTHLLGCLFFLCLGIVYMFRPNMSFVAPFQEKIVIGAFFLGAILCLSFSWLFHTVYCHSEGVSRIFSKLDYSGIAFLIMGSFVPWLYYSFYCSPQPCFIYLIVVCILGLAAITVSQCDFFATPQYRGVRAGVFVGLGLSGVVPTLHFVISEGFFRATTIGQMGWLFLMAVLYITGACLYAARIPERFFPGKCDIWFHSHQLFHILVVAGAFVHFHGVCNLQELRYTVGAGCTEDGTH; this is translated from the exons ATGCCCAGAACGGTACATAATGAAGAAGAGAAGAGGACGAAGCAAGAGGAAGAGAAAAACTCTGACGAAGGCTTTATGGGGATGACGCCACTGCTGCAGGCCCACCACGCTATGGAAAAAATGGAGGAGTTTGTCCATAag ATGTGGGAGGGCAGATGGCGTGTTATTCCTCATGACGTCCTTCCTGACTGGCTGAAAGACAATGACTTCCTTTTGCATGGGCACAGACCACCTATGCCATCTTTCAGAGCATGTTTTAAGAGCATCTTCAGAATCCACACAGAAACTGGCAATATATGGACTCATCTTCTTG GATGCCTGTTCTTTCTGTGCCTGGGCATTGTATACATGTTTAGACCCAACATGTCGTTCGTGGCCCCATTTCAGGAGAAGATAGTGATTGGTGCATTCTTCCTAGGGGCCATCCTTTGCTTATCCTTCTCCTGGCTTTTCCACACAGTGTACTGCCATTCGGAGGGTGTCTCCCGTATATTCTCAAA GTTGGACTACTCAGGCATAGCATTCCTGATTATGGGTAGTTTTGTGCCGTGGCTTTACTACTCCTTCTACTGCTCCCCTCAGCCCTGTTTTATCTACCTGATAGTAGTGTGTATTCTGGGTCTCGCTGCCATCACCGTCTCACAGTGTGACTTCTTTGCCACGCCGCAGTACAGAGGGGTCAGAGCTG GTGTGTTTGTGGGACTTGGTTTGAGCGGTGTCGTCCCCACACTGCACTTCGTCATCTCAGAAGGCTTCTTTAGGGCCACCACAATTGGCCAGATGGGATGGCTTTTCCTCATGGCTGTCCTCTACATCACTGGAGCCTGCCTTTATGCAGCACGCATCCCTGAGAGATTCTTTCCTGGCAAATGTGACATCTGG TTCCACTCACATCAGCTGTTCCATATTTTGGTGGTAGCGGGAGCGTTTGTACACTTTCATGGTGTATGTAACCTGCAGGAGTTGCGCTACACTGTGGGAGCAGGTTGTACAGAAGATGGCACTCATTGA